The genome window CTCAATAGACCGATGAAGGAGATTTTGGCGGAGCTTTCCAAATACGAGGTTGCCACACCGTTACTTTTGACCGGGACACTTGTGGTAGCTAGGGATATTGCTCATGCTAAGTTCAAAGAGCTTATAGATGCTGGCAAAGGTGTGCCCCAATATTTAAAAGATCATCCGGTATACTATGCAGGTCCAGCTAAGACGCCAAAGGGTAAGCCATCTGGTTCGTTTGGGCCTACAACTGCTGGTAGGATGGATTCGTATGTGGAGCTACTACAATCCCACGGTGCTTCGATGATCATGATAGCAAAAGGGAACAGAAGTCAACAGGTGACCGACGCGTGTAAAAAGTATGGGGGGTTCTATCTTGGTTCTATAGGAGGTCCTGCAGCTTTACTTGCTGAGGAGAATATAAAGAAGGTAGAGTGTATAGATTTTCCTGAGTTTGGAATGGAAGCTGTTTGGAAAATAGAAGTGGTAGATTTTCCTGCATTCATCCTTGTAGATGATAAAGGGAATGATTTTTTCAAGAAATTAGGGTTATAATTTAAAGGGGGCATAGCCCCCGATTTTTTTGAGGTAATAATGAGTGAAATTATAGTTGCACTGGATTTTGGTGATTTTGAAGATGCTAAAAGGATTATAGATAACACATGTGAGCTGTTATCCTTTTATAAGGTAGGTCTTGAAAGTTATATATCTTGTGGAGAGAGGTTAATTGGATACTTAAAGGATAAGGAGAAAAAGATCTTTCTTGATCTAAAGTTTCATGATATACCAAATACTGTTAGTTCGGCTACCATTGCATGTATGAAATTTGGTGTGGATATGATTAATATGCATGCGCAGGGTGGAATTGAGATGATGATGATCACTGTGGATAGAGTTAGCTCTTATTGTGGTGAGCATTGTATAAAAAAACCACTGTTAATTGCTGTAACCCTCTTAACATCACTTGATGATGGATATTTAAGAGATTATAAAATAGGTTTTAATTCTTCTGAAGAGTATGTTTTAGATTTGGCTAAAAAATCTAAGCTTGCTGGACTTGATGGTGTTGTCTCTTCGCCCAAAGAGACAGTGTTGATAAAAAAGGAACTGGGTAAAACTTTTCTCACTATTACCCCTGGTATTAGACCGGCTTATGAACAGATGGGGGACCAGAAAAGGGTCATGACCCCAAAAGAAGCTAAACAGGTTGGTACCGATTTTATGGTGATTGGTAGACCTATAACAAAGGCTAAAGACCCAAAAGGGGCAGTAATAAAAATTTTGGAGGAACTAAATGACTGAAGATCAGATTTTAGACGTTTATAAAAGGCATGGGGCTTTTTTGACAGGTCATTTTCTTTTGTCTTCTGGTTTGCACAGTGATACCTACCTTCAAACGGCTTTGGTGATGCAGTATCCAGTTATTGCAGAATCGATTATAGGTGAGTTGGTCAAAAGAGTCTATGATATAAACTTTGATACAGTTTTAAGCCCAGCTATCGGAGGTATAAGGTTTGGATACGAGTTTGCAAGACTTTTAAGAAAAAGAGCTATTTTTGCCGAAAGAGAAAATGATGTTATGACATTAAGGCGTGGTTTTACAATTAAGGCTGGAGAAGCCATTATGATAGCTGAAGATGTTGTAACAACAGGTAAGTCTACTATGGAGTGTGTAAAGGTTGCAGAGGATAACGGTGCCCGTGTTGTAGGTATCGTTTGCATGATTGATAGAAGTGGCGGAGAGGTAGATTTTCCTTATCCATTCTTTCCTCTCGTAAGAGTAAAAGTGGGTACATTCAAACCAGAAGAATGTCCTATGTGTAAACAGGGCGTACCTCTCGTAAAACCGGGTAGTAGAAAAAATATATAGTAAGGAAAGGTTGAATCCTTTCCTTTTTTTATACTATCCACTCATGGGGGTTTTTAGGTTGGAGTACCAATTTTATTCTATTGTAGAGAGGAGCTTTCTCCAGTAGCTTATCATCGGAGTACAGTTCAAAATAGATTTCTATTTCCTTATTTTTATAATTATCTTCTATCTTAAAAAGAAGTTCTAAATCTGTGTCTAATCTATAGTCTATTAGCGTTAGAATATTAGAATAGTTTTCTGGATGTCTATTTTTTAGTGATAGTTTTATAAGGGTATCATCGACATTGATTTTTAGAATGATATCTTCTTTATGGGTATGGATCAGAGAAAAGTTTCCAGAAATGTATATAAAAAGATATTCGTCATTGAACCCCCATTTCATTTTTTTTAGGTAATTAGCATCTGTGTGCATAGATGACATATCATACTTGAGGTCTATTTCACCAGAACCTAAATATTCCAGTTGGGATAGTTTACCATCGAAGTTTGTGTGTATTTCTGAAGATGGATTTTTTATCTTCATTTTTTTGTGGAATTTTTTTATGGGTTCAAAAAGCTTTTGGGGGATAGTGATATTTAGATTTTTATAAACGTTTATTAGGTGTTTTCTAAAAAGGTAATCCAAAACATCTGCTTGTTCGGTGTAATGATCGTCACCAAACCACCAAAACCAATCGCTACCTTCTGCTATGTGGATCTCCTTTTCTATCTTCTCGATTTGTTGTTCTAATAGATGTGGTTTCGATGTATAGTAATCTTGTATTGCTTGGTATAAAGATTTCCATGCTGCATTTTTCTCTTCGTGACCCATCCATGTTAAAAAATTCCCATTAATCCATGATCCGGCAGCTATAGACGTTATCGTTCGTTCCGGAATATCTTTATTCTTTATGGCATCAGTAAAGGTGATTGTTTCAATCCATTCCGAAGTTGATATCCTTTGATATAGTTGTTCAAAGAAGTTTCTTGCGTTATTTTTATAAAATTCCCAAGCATTTTCACCATCAAGTATGACAGAGACATGTGGGGAAAAGTCAGATAATTCATAAATTTCTTTGAGATGCTGGATAAAATCATCTGCAGCTTTTTCTGGATCTAAGTTAGCATAAACAAATCCTATCAAATCACTTAACTTTTTATCCCTGAAAAAGATATTTATTCGTTGTTCACCTTTTTGGTAAATGTATTTCTTATATAGGAGGGGTCTATCTGTAAGGTTTTGCAGATTTATATGTAAAGTTCTTGATAAAATGTCTTCGTCGCTTGCCATCCATTTAACGTTATGTTTTATAAATAGCTCAGCTGTTTTTGTGCTTACTGAGCCTTCAGCAGGCCAAAACCCAGAAGGTTTAGTTCCAAATATATTGTTAAACAACTCTATTGCTTTTGATAAATGCCATTCAGCGTCATTATCTAAAGGGTAACAGTTTTCAGGTAAGGCAATATCCGGTAGAGCTTCATGAAACGATATGGGATCAATAAGGAGAGGTAGAATAGGGTGGTAGTATGGTGTTGTTGAGATTTCTATGGAGCCTATTTCATAAAGTTTCTTGTAATAAGGCAATATATAATGGAACTTTGATTTTAAAATATCTAATAGCTGTTGTTTTTCTTCTTCGGTATAGTATCTATCTTTTTGAATAAGTTTTTTTATAAAGCCAGATTCTT of Calditerrivibrio sp. contains these proteins:
- a CDS encoding glycoside hydrolase family 57 protein, encoding MKKLYLTFLWHMHQPYYKDDETGEYHLPWVFLHGIKDYLEMVRYYEIYNIRGVFNLVPSLIEQIIDLSKDIAKDMLLKMISKPTIILTEDEKLSILPSLFWANEKNMISASVRYKELYYKFKNERQQNVSLTELLDLQVHFLLSWTGTFIREESGFIKKLIQKDRYYTEEEKQQLLDILKSKFHYILPYYKKLYEIGSIEISTTPYYHPILPLLIDPISFHEALPDIALPENCYPLDNDAEWHLSKAIELFNNIFGTKPSGFWPAEGSVSTKTAELFIKHNVKWMASDEDILSRTLHINLQNLTDRPLLYKKYIYQKGEQRINIFFRDKKLSDLIGFVYANLDPEKAADDFIQHLKEIYELSDFSPHVSVILDGENAWEFYKNNARNFFEQLYQRISTSEWIETITFTDAIKNKDIPERTITSIAAGSWINGNFLTWMGHEEKNAAWKSLYQAIQDYYTSKPHLLEQQIEKIEKEIHIAEGSDWFWWFGDDHYTEQADVLDYLFRKHLINVYKNLNITIPQKLFEPIKKFHKKMKIKNPSSEIHTNFDGKLSQLEYLGSGEIDLKYDMSSMHTDANYLKKMKWGFNDEYLFIYISGNFSLIHTHKEDIILKINVDDTLIKLSLKNRHPENYSNILTLIDYRLDTDLELLFKIEDNYKNKEIEIYFELYSDDKLLEKAPLYNRIKLVLQPKNPHEWIV
- the pyrE gene encoding orotate phosphoribosyltransferase encodes the protein MTEDQILDVYKRHGAFLTGHFLLSSGLHSDTYLQTALVMQYPVIAESIIGELVKRVYDINFDTVLSPAIGGIRFGYEFARLLRKRAIFAERENDVMTLRRGFTIKAGEAIMIAEDVVTTGKSTMECVKVAEDNGARVVGIVCMIDRSGGEVDFPYPFFPLVRVKVGTFKPEECPMCKQGVPLVKPGSRKNI
- the pyrF gene encoding orotidine-5'-phosphate decarboxylase yields the protein MSEIIVALDFGDFEDAKRIIDNTCELLSFYKVGLESYISCGERLIGYLKDKEKKIFLDLKFHDIPNTVSSATIACMKFGVDMINMHAQGGIEMMMITVDRVSSYCGEHCIKKPLLIAVTLLTSLDDGYLRDYKIGFNSSEEYVLDLAKKSKLAGLDGVVSSPKETVLIKKELGKTFLTITPGIRPAYEQMGDQKRVMTPKEAKQVGTDFMVIGRPITKAKDPKGAVIKILEELND